The proteins below are encoded in one region of Portunus trituberculatus isolate SZX2019 chromosome 17, ASM1759143v1, whole genome shotgun sequence:
- the LOC123504942 gene encoding pollen-specific leucine-rich repeat extensin-like protein 2 — PPSTLFTTTTTTTTTTTTTTTTCNAQHPTTTTTTTTTTTTTTCTTSTNPPPPPPLSSSSSSSSSSSSSSSSSSSPPPPPPPPPPPPPPPPPPPPPPPPPPPPPPPPPPPPPPPPPPPARTTTPTNTTTTTTTTTTTTTTTTTTTTTTTTTTTTTTTTTTTT, encoded by the exons cctccttccactctcttcaccaccaccaccaccaccaccaccaccaccaccaccaccaccaccacctgcaacgCACAACacccaaccactaccaccaccaccaccaccaccaccaccaccaccacctgcacaacATCAaccaatccaccaccaccaccaccactctcctcctcctcctcctcctcctcctcctcctcctcctcctcctcctcctcctcctctcctccaccaccaccaccaccaccaccaccaccaccaccaccaccaccaccaccaccaccgccaccaccaccaccaccaccaccaccaccaccaccaccaccaccaccaccaccaccaccaccaccacctgcacgcACAACCAcaccaaccaacaccaccaccaccaccaccaccaccaccaccaccaccaccaccaccaccaccaccaccacca ccaccaccaccaccaccaccaccaccaccaccaccaccaccaccacc